TTTCGGGCGCAGATCAAAGGCGTTACGGGTCGCAAATGCAAAATTCGAATGGGCGAAGTAAAAGAACTTTGTGGATTAAGCAATGAAGGTCGCCTGCTTATTTCACACCTTTCCAAGGGATATCGCCAGCGCGTCGGCCTAGCCGATGCTCTAATCGGCTCTCCGGAGTTGCTCATTTTGGATGAGCCCACCATCGGGCTGGACCCCAATCAGATCAGAACGGTGCGCGATCTGATCAAAAATCTTGGGGGCAAACATACCGTCCTGCTCTCCACGCACATCCTGTCGGAAGTGGAGATGACGTGTAAACGTGTACTGATCATTAAAGAAGGCAAAATCATAGCTTCTGATACGCCGGCGAATCTTCGTTCCCGGTTCATGAGTGACACACACATTATTGCAGAGATTCACGCACCTCATGACCGTGTTGAGGAAAAAATAAGAATGCTCCCACACGTACGCAGTGTATCGTGCGAAGTGCATGATACGTGGAGTCGTTATGAAATTGAGTGCAACACCGGAGTGGATTTACGACTCAAAGTTTTTGAACTGGCCGTTCACGAACAGTGGAAATTACGAGAGCTTCGTATTCAGCGATCCAGTCTTGAGGAAGTCTTTATTGCTCTGACAAAGCAACCTCACAGCACGTTGCAGCCCATCAGCGAAAAAAACCAAGAAGCAGAGAGCTGACCATGCGCACATTTTTTACTTTATGGAAAAAAGAATTGGCAGCGTACTTCCTCATTCCTGCCACCTACCTAATTATGGTTCTCTTTTTAGTTCTCATGGGCTTCAGTGTCCATTTTTTGCTGGAAATGCTGGCAGGTGGCATTACTGATGCGAGCATTTTGAACATCCTTTTCGGTGAAAGCATCTTTTTCTGGATCGGAATGCTGATATCCGTACCGGTAATCACGATGCGACTTATAGCCGAGGAGAAGCGCATGGGAACACTGGAATGCCTTCTGACAGCTCCGGTACTGGAACAAACAGTCATTTTGGCAAAATATGCGGCAGCACTTACTTTCTTTGTCGTCATGTGGATCCCCACGATCAGTTATGTTTTTATTATGCGTTACTTTGACACATCGCAACTCATTTATAACGGCTCCTTTATATCATCCTATCTTGGAACATTTCTGATTGGATGTTTTTTCATCGCAATGGGCCTGCTGGCATCAACAATCACACGGAACCAAATTGTTGCGGCCATTCTCAGTTTCTCCATGATCGCTATTACCTTTTTCGCAGGCTTTACTCCATACATCACAGCAGATCCCATTGTGCGACGCGTTTCATCGGCCTTCTCGCCCATTGTGCACA
This window of the Spartobacteria bacterium genome carries:
- a CDS encoding ATP-binding cassette domain-containing protein: MIEVKNLTKWYPGKLAVDDISFHVERGEIVGFLGPNGAGKTTTMRCLCGYTPTSAGVVQIAGFDVFSQSLQVRRNLGYLPENVPLYNEMRIDEYLRFRAQIKGVTGRKCKIRMGEVKELCGLSNEGRLLISHLSKGYRQRVGLADALIGSPELLILDEPTIGLDPNQIRTVRDLIKNLGGKHTVLLSTHILSEVEMTCKRVLIIKEGKIIASDTPANLRSRFMSDTHIIAEIHAPHDRVEEKIRMLPHVRSVSCEVHDTWSRYEIECNTGVDLRLKVFELAVHEQWKLRELRIQRSSLEEVFIALTKQPHSTLQPISEKNQEAES